One region of Zingiber officinale cultivar Zhangliang chromosome 7B, Zo_v1.1, whole genome shotgun sequence genomic DNA includes:
- the LOC122004923 gene encoding ACT domain-containing protein ACR10-like isoform X2, with product MGMPSDEVVIIRPPERPEDPILITVSCPDKTGLGCNLCRVILLFGLSVVRGDFSTDGRWCYVVFWVVDRGRKATRWNLLKKRLVEACPPASLPFGNEIYYFSKHQEMITEQKPQVFLLKFSCYDRTGLLHDVTEVLCELELTIWRVKVSTTPDGRVVDLFLITDPRELLHTKNRQEETCIHLRAVLGDSMCTCDVDVASEEFAACLQASASLPPPLTEDMLTSEVQHESYAPVPSSSFLSVSVDNALSHAHSLIQIQCHDHKGLLYDIMRTLKDYNMQISYGRFNAAEDGNCNIDLFAVQKDGKKIVDQNKQNALCSRLRMQLSSPLCVTLVSRGPDTELLVANPVELCGKGRPLVFYDITHALKMLDIRIFLRSAGMLLAIESGKFTEFTSAMIMSSVHPGTKL from the exons ATGGGCATGCCGAGCGACGAGGTGGTGATCATTCGGCCGCCGGAGAGGCCGGAAGACCCCATCTTGATCACTGTAAGTTGCCCCGACAAGACTGGACTCGGATGCAACCTCTGCCGCGTGATTCTCCTCTTTGGGCTGAGCGTTGTTCGGGGAG ATTTCAGCACGGATGGGAGATGGTGCTATGTGGTTTTCTGGGTTGTGGATAgaggaaggaaggcgacaaggtggaaTTTGTTGAAGAAGAGACTGGTGGAAGCGTGCCCGCCTGCATCCCTGCCATTCGGTAATGAAATCTACTACTTTAGCAAACACCAGGAGATGATTACCGAGCAGAAACCGCAAGTCTTTCTACTTAAGTTCTCCTGCTATGACAGGACGGGCCTGTTGCATG ATGTCACAGAGGTGTTATGTGAGCTGGAGCTTACAATTTGGAGGGTGAAGGTTTCGACTACACCAGATGGGAGAGTCGTAGACCTGTTCTTAATCACCGACCCCAG GGAACTTCTCCACACAAAGAACAGGCAAGAAGAAACATGCATTCATCTGAGAGCTGTTTTAGGGGATTCCATGTGCACTTGCGATGTCGATGTGGCGAGTGAAGAATTTGCTGCATGCTTGCAAGCATcagcttctcttcctcctcctttgacaGAAGATATGCTTACTTCAGAAGTCCAACACGAATCTTATGCTCCTGTTCCTAGTTCCTCTTTTCTCTCAGTTTCAGTGGACAATGCACTCAGCCATGCTCATTCACTCATTCAAATTCAATGCCATGACCATAAGGGCCTCCTCTACGACATTATGCGAACACTCAAAGATTACAATATGCAG ATCTCCTACGGGCGGTTCAATGCAGCCGAAGATGGAAACTGCAACATAGATTTGTTTGCTGTTCAAAAGGATGGGAAAAAGATTGTCGATCAAAACAAACAGAATGCTTTGTGTTCTCGCCTGAGAATGCAACTATCCAGTCCCCTGTGTGTAACTTTGGTCAGCCGGGGGCCTGATACAGAGCTTTTAGTTGCGAATCCAGTTGAACTCTGCGGCAAGGGGCGACCACTTGTGTTCTATGATATCACTCATGCACTCAAAATGCTGGATATAAGAATATTTTTG AGATCGGCAGGCATGTTGTTGGCGATCGAGAGTGGGAAGTTTACCGAGTTCACCTCGGCGATGATCATGAGCTCTGTGCATCCAGGGACAAAATTGTGA
- the LOC122004923 gene encoding ACT domain-containing protein ACR10-like isoform X3, which produces MQPLPRDSPLWAERCSGSTDGRWCYVVFWVVDRGRKATRWNLLKKRLVEACPPASLPFGNEIYYFSKHQEMITEQKPQVFLLKFSCYDRTGLLHDVTEVLCELELTIWRVKVSTTPDGRVVDLFLITDPRELLHTKNRQEETCIHLRAVLGDSMCTCDVDVASEEFAACLQASASLPPPLTEDMLTSEVQHESYAPVPSSSFLSVSVDNALSHAHSLIQIQCHDHKGLLYDIMRTLKDYNMQISYGRFNAAEDGNCNIDLFAVQKDGKKIVDQNKQNALCSRLRMQLSSPLCVTLVSRGPDTELLVANPVELCGKGRPLVFYDITHALKMLDIRIFLAEIGRHVVGDREWEVYRVHLGDDHELCASRDKIVKGVTKMLMGWH; this is translated from the exons ATGCAACCTCTGCCGCGTGATTCTCCTCTTTGGGCTGAGCGTTGTTCGGGGAG CACGGATGGGAGATGGTGCTATGTGGTTTTCTGGGTTGTGGATAgaggaaggaaggcgacaaggtggaaTTTGTTGAAGAAGAGACTGGTGGAAGCGTGCCCGCCTGCATCCCTGCCATTCGGTAATGAAATCTACTACTTTAGCAAACACCAGGAGATGATTACCGAGCAGAAACCGCAAGTCTTTCTACTTAAGTTCTCCTGCTATGACAGGACGGGCCTGTTGCATG ATGTCACAGAGGTGTTATGTGAGCTGGAGCTTACAATTTGGAGGGTGAAGGTTTCGACTACACCAGATGGGAGAGTCGTAGACCTGTTCTTAATCACCGACCCCAG GGAACTTCTCCACACAAAGAACAGGCAAGAAGAAACATGCATTCATCTGAGAGCTGTTTTAGGGGATTCCATGTGCACTTGCGATGTCGATGTGGCGAGTGAAGAATTTGCTGCATGCTTGCAAGCATcagcttctcttcctcctcctttgacaGAAGATATGCTTACTTCAGAAGTCCAACACGAATCTTATGCTCCTGTTCCTAGTTCCTCTTTTCTCTCAGTTTCAGTGGACAATGCACTCAGCCATGCTCATTCACTCATTCAAATTCAATGCCATGACCATAAGGGCCTCCTCTACGACATTATGCGAACACTCAAAGATTACAATATGCAG ATCTCCTACGGGCGGTTCAATGCAGCCGAAGATGGAAACTGCAACATAGATTTGTTTGCTGTTCAAAAGGATGGGAAAAAGATTGTCGATCAAAACAAACAGAATGCTTTGTGTTCTCGCCTGAGAATGCAACTATCCAGTCCCCTGTGTGTAACTTTGGTCAGCCGGGGGCCTGATACAGAGCTTTTAGTTGCGAATCCAGTTGAACTCTGCGGCAAGGGGCGACCACTTGTGTTCTATGATATCACTCATGCACTCAAAATGCTGGATATAAGAATATTTTTG GCAGAGATCGGCAGGCATGTTGTTGGCGATCGAGAGTGGGAAGTTTACCGAGTTCACCTCGGCGATGATCATGAGCTCTGTGCATCCAGGGACAAAATTGTGAAGGGAGTCACTAAAATGTTGATGGGTTGGCACTGA
- the LOC122004923 gene encoding ACT domain-containing protein ACR10-like isoform X1: MGMPSDEVVIIRPPERPEDPILITVSCPDKTGLGCNLCRVILLFGLSVVRGDFSTDGRWCYVVFWVVDRGRKATRWNLLKKRLVEACPPASLPFGNEIYYFSKHQEMITEQKPQVFLLKFSCYDRTGLLHDVTEVLCELELTIWRVKVSTTPDGRVVDLFLITDPRELLHTKNRQEETCIHLRAVLGDSMCTCDVDVASEEFAACLQASASLPPPLTEDMLTSEVQHESYAPVPSSSFLSVSVDNALSHAHSLIQIQCHDHKGLLYDIMRTLKDYNMQISYGRFNAAEDGNCNIDLFAVQKDGKKIVDQNKQNALCSRLRMQLSSPLCVTLVSRGPDTELLVANPVELCGKGRPLVFYDITHALKMLDIRIFLAEIGRHVVGDREWEVYRVHLGDDHELCASRDKIVKGVTKMLMGWH, encoded by the exons ATGGGCATGCCGAGCGACGAGGTGGTGATCATTCGGCCGCCGGAGAGGCCGGAAGACCCCATCTTGATCACTGTAAGTTGCCCCGACAAGACTGGACTCGGATGCAACCTCTGCCGCGTGATTCTCCTCTTTGGGCTGAGCGTTGTTCGGGGAG ATTTCAGCACGGATGGGAGATGGTGCTATGTGGTTTTCTGGGTTGTGGATAgaggaaggaaggcgacaaggtggaaTTTGTTGAAGAAGAGACTGGTGGAAGCGTGCCCGCCTGCATCCCTGCCATTCGGTAATGAAATCTACTACTTTAGCAAACACCAGGAGATGATTACCGAGCAGAAACCGCAAGTCTTTCTACTTAAGTTCTCCTGCTATGACAGGACGGGCCTGTTGCATG ATGTCACAGAGGTGTTATGTGAGCTGGAGCTTACAATTTGGAGGGTGAAGGTTTCGACTACACCAGATGGGAGAGTCGTAGACCTGTTCTTAATCACCGACCCCAG GGAACTTCTCCACACAAAGAACAGGCAAGAAGAAACATGCATTCATCTGAGAGCTGTTTTAGGGGATTCCATGTGCACTTGCGATGTCGATGTGGCGAGTGAAGAATTTGCTGCATGCTTGCAAGCATcagcttctcttcctcctcctttgacaGAAGATATGCTTACTTCAGAAGTCCAACACGAATCTTATGCTCCTGTTCCTAGTTCCTCTTTTCTCTCAGTTTCAGTGGACAATGCACTCAGCCATGCTCATTCACTCATTCAAATTCAATGCCATGACCATAAGGGCCTCCTCTACGACATTATGCGAACACTCAAAGATTACAATATGCAG ATCTCCTACGGGCGGTTCAATGCAGCCGAAGATGGAAACTGCAACATAGATTTGTTTGCTGTTCAAAAGGATGGGAAAAAGATTGTCGATCAAAACAAACAGAATGCTTTGTGTTCTCGCCTGAGAATGCAACTATCCAGTCCCCTGTGTGTAACTTTGGTCAGCCGGGGGCCTGATACAGAGCTTTTAGTTGCGAATCCAGTTGAACTCTGCGGCAAGGGGCGACCACTTGTGTTCTATGATATCACTCATGCACTCAAAATGCTGGATATAAGAATATTTTTG GCAGAGATCGGCAGGCATGTTGTTGGCGATCGAGAGTGGGAAGTTTACCGAGTTCACCTCGGCGATGATCATGAGCTCTGTGCATCCAGGGACAAAATTGTGAAGGGAGTCACTAAAATGTTGATGGGTTGGCACTGA
- the LOC122004922 gene encoding remorin-like isoform X1 yields the protein MADEEMKAQVSTDPPPPPPPTAEEKSDDSKAVVVVENPPAEEKSVPKSIDRDIALAQVETDKKLSMIKAWEESEKAKAENKSQKKLSTITSWENSKKADYEAELKKIEEKLENKKAEYAEKMKNKIAMIHKAAEEQRAAVEAKRGEELLKAEEAAAKYRATGQTPKQGCSCFSS from the exons atggcCGATGAGGAGATGAAGGCGCAAGTTTCGACGGATCCTCCGCCACCTCCGCCACCGACGGCGGAGGAGAAATCGGACGATTCCAAAGCTGTCGTAGTTGTGGAGA ATCCCCCTGCAGAAGAAAAAAGTGTACCAAAGTCAATTGATAGAG ATATTGCTTTGGCACAGGTAGAGACTGACAAGAAATTGTCTATGATCAAGGCATGGGAGGAGAGTGAAAAAGCTAAAGCAGAAAATAA ATCTCAAAAGAAGTTGTCAACTATAACTTCATGGGAGAACTCCAAGAAAGCAGATTATGAAGCAGAGCTGAAAAAGATCGAG GAAAAATTAGAGAACAAGAAGGCAGAATATGctgagaaaatgaaaaacaaaattgCTATGATTCACAAAGCAGCAGAAGAGCAGAGAGCAGCTGTTGAAGCCAAGCGCGGTGAAGAGCTATTGAAGGCCGAAGAAGCTGCTGCAAAATATCGCGCCACAGGGCAGACACCAAAGCAAGGCTGTAGCTGCTTCAGCTCATGA
- the LOC122004921 gene encoding protein COFACTOR ASSEMBLY OF COMPLEX C SUBUNIT B CCB3, chloroplastic-like has protein sequence MLLGASASSTGPSSVRPPSPPAAFMALPSASLSRFDFGGHRRIADIFHGNSGRVLIRGTRQAKLHQNVFRFGTRCLLNDKMPGSSNSPLSTASTITYDSSKIVSHNLHEVLSDYIHGLIIADIDPATAKLAITIAGPFLSAFGFLFIIRIVMSWYPKLPVKKFPFVVAYAPTEPFLSITRKVIPPLGGVDVTPVVWFGLVSFLNEILVGPQGLLVLLSQKV, from the exons ATGCTTTTGGGGGCTTCCGCTTCGTCTACCGGCCCATCCTCCGTCCGTCCTCCCTCTCCACCCGCCGCGTTCATGGCGCTTCCGTCCGCCTCCCTTAGCCGCTTCGATTTTGGCGGTCACCGAAGAATCGCAG ATATTTTTCATGGAAATTCCGGTCGG GTGCTCATCAGAGGAACTAGACAAGCCAAACTGCATCAGAATGTCTTCAGATTCGGCACCCGCTGCCTGCTCAATGACAAAATGCCCGGCAGCAGCAATTCACCACTCTCAACTGCTTCAACTATCACATATGATTCATCAAAAATTGTTTCCCATAACCTACATGAAGTCTTGTCAGACTACATACATGGGTTGATCATAGCGGATATCGACCCTGCTACAGCAAAACTTGCCATCACAATAGCAGGGCCCTTCCTCTCGGCCTTTGGGTTCTTATTCATTATTAGGATTGTCATGTCTTGGTACCCCAAGCTCCCAGTGAAGAAGTTCCCTTTCGTCGTTGCATATGCCCCTACCGAACCATTTCTTAGCATAACAAGGAAGGTGATACCTCCTCTTGGAGGAGTGGATGTCACTCCGGTCGTCTGGTTTGGATTGGTTAGCTTCCTGAACGAAATATTAGTAGGACCTCAAGGGTTACTGGTGCTTCTATCTCAGAAGGTATAA
- the LOC122004922 gene encoding remorin-like isoform X2, with amino-acid sequence MADEEMKAQVSTDPPPPPPPTAEEKSDDSKAVVVVENIALAQVETDKKLSMIKAWEESEKAKAENKSQKKLSTITSWENSKKADYEAELKKIEEKLENKKAEYAEKMKNKIAMIHKAAEEQRAAVEAKRGEELLKAEEAAAKYRATGQTPKQGCSCFSS; translated from the exons atggcCGATGAGGAGATGAAGGCGCAAGTTTCGACGGATCCTCCGCCACCTCCGCCACCGACGGCGGAGGAGAAATCGGACGATTCCAAAGCTGTCGTAGTTGTGGAGA ATATTGCTTTGGCACAGGTAGAGACTGACAAGAAATTGTCTATGATCAAGGCATGGGAGGAGAGTGAAAAAGCTAAAGCAGAAAATAA ATCTCAAAAGAAGTTGTCAACTATAACTTCATGGGAGAACTCCAAGAAAGCAGATTATGAAGCAGAGCTGAAAAAGATCGAG GAAAAATTAGAGAACAAGAAGGCAGAATATGctgagaaaatgaaaaacaaaattgCTATGATTCACAAAGCAGCAGAAGAGCAGAGAGCAGCTGTTGAAGCCAAGCGCGGTGAAGAGCTATTGAAGGCCGAAGAAGCTGCTGCAAAATATCGCGCCACAGGGCAGACACCAAAGCAAGGCTGTAGCTGCTTCAGCTCATGA